Proteins encoded within one genomic window of Acidihalobacter prosperus:
- a CDS encoding thioredoxin-like domain-containing protein — translation MTEIAPIHSIAVRRHARRSSAVLWMAATLAVLAALLAIRPANAAGPEFPAGAPWFNVSRPLTAADLKGRLVLLDFFTPGCINCIHTLPGTARLQREFGGSLLVIGVNSPKFKASQGVDAIDGFIRRYHLDHPVVTDKQMRLWRQYGVFAWPTFVLLGPDGKVINKFIGEGQYAHIRKAVLQALAEARRDGSLNTAQSLPLKPLPVPDTPLLQPGKVAVDAQYVAVSDTGHNRIVLFDRAGKVVRVVGNGKAGAVDGPAARTSFDSPQGLAFDDNALYVADTGNQLIRRIDLKTFAVTTVAGDGRQEYGVVGIHRARSVPLNSPWGLERIGDELYIAMAGDHQVWKLDLRTQRIGPVAGSGAEGIADGPAAQASFAQSSGLAYHGGRLYVADPESSAVRAVQLADLHVRTLIGRGLFDFGLRNGPASSALLQHDQGLAYANGSLYIADTFNDAIRRLDLQTQTVTTLATGLAQPGGLAVLGPHELIVADTNANRLVAVDTHSGKVTRWPIAGLRPPPLH, via the coding sequence ATGACCGAAATCGCACCGATACACTCAATTGCCGTCCGTCGCCACGCACGCCGTTCGTCCGCGGTCTTGTGGATGGCGGCCACGCTCGCCGTGCTGGCGGCTCTGCTCGCCATCCGGCCGGCGAATGCTGCCGGCCCCGAATTTCCCGCGGGCGCGCCCTGGTTCAACGTCAGCCGGCCGCTGACCGCCGCCGACCTCAAGGGGCGTTTGGTGTTGCTGGATTTCTTTACGCCGGGCTGCATCAACTGCATCCACACCTTGCCCGGCACGGCAAGGCTGCAACGCGAATTTGGCGGCAGCCTGCTCGTGATCGGCGTCAATTCGCCCAAATTCAAGGCCTCGCAAGGTGTGGACGCCATTGACGGTTTCATCCGCCGCTATCATCTGGACCATCCCGTGGTCACCGATAAGCAGATGCGACTGTGGCGCCAGTACGGCGTATTCGCCTGGCCCACCTTCGTGCTGCTGGGGCCGGACGGCAAGGTCATCAACAAATTCATTGGCGAGGGCCAGTACGCCCATATTCGCAAGGCCGTGTTGCAGGCCCTGGCGGAGGCCCGCCGCGACGGCAGCCTGAACACCGCCCAATCGTTGCCGCTCAAGCCCCTGCCGGTACCGGATACGCCGCTGCTGCAGCCGGGCAAGGTCGCCGTGGACGCGCAATATGTCGCGGTTTCGGACACCGGGCACAATCGCATCGTCTTGTTCGACCGTGCTGGCAAAGTTGTCCGGGTCGTCGGTAATGGCAAGGCGGGGGCGGTTGACGGCCCGGCCGCTCGGACCAGTTTCGATAGCCCACAGGGACTCGCATTCGACGACAACGCCCTCTATGTCGCCGACACCGGCAACCAGCTGATCCGCCGGATCGATCTGAAGACCTTCGCTGTCACCACCGTGGCGGGCGACGGCCGCCAGGAATACGGCGTCGTGGGTATCCACCGGGCGCGCAGCGTGCCGCTCAATTCGCCCTGGGGGCTGGAGCGGATTGGCGACGAGTTGTATATCGCGATGGCGGGTGACCACCAGGTGTGGAAACTCGACCTGCGCACGCAGCGCATCGGCCCGGTCGCGGGCAGCGGTGCCGAAGGTATCGCCGACGGCCCGGCGGCACAGGCAAGCTTCGCGCAGAGCAGTGGCCTCGCCTACCACGGCGGCCGGCTGTACGTGGCCGACCCCGAGTCGTCCGCCGTGCGTGCCGTGCAGCTGGCGGATCTGCATGTGCGCACCTTGATCGGTCGCGGCCTGTTCGATTTCGGCCTCCGCAACGGCCCCGCGTCCAGCGCCCTGCTGCAGCATGATCAGGGGCTTGCGTATGCGAATGGCAGTTTGTACATCGCCGACACCTTCAACGACGCCATCCGCCGTCTGGATCTCCAGACGCAGACCGTGACCACGCTGGCCACCGGCCTCGCACAGCCCGGCGGCCTCGCGGTACTCGGGCCGCACGAGCTGATCGTGGCCGATACCAATGCCAACCGCCTGGTCGCGGTCGACACGCACAGCGGCAAGGTGACGCGCTGGCCCATTGCCGGCCTGCGCCCGCCGCCACTGCACTGA
- a CDS encoding DoxX family protein → MILDKSTAAYARIAQWLDKAAPLADLLIRLWVAEVFWRAGMVKIQSMYSTLYLFRYEYHVPLLPPEVAAYLATGIELGFPVLLALGLFTRFTAGFLFVYNIVAVISYPALWATGFVDHKIWGIMLLATLLHGPGALSVDALLRRWWCGSPNRPHSNKPHNAP, encoded by the coding sequence ATGATCCTCGACAAGTCCACCGCAGCCTACGCGCGCATCGCGCAGTGGCTCGACAAGGCGGCCCCGCTGGCCGATCTGCTGATCAGGCTCTGGGTCGCCGAGGTGTTCTGGCGCGCGGGCATGGTCAAGATTCAAAGCATGTATTCGACCCTCTACCTCTTCCGGTACGAGTACCACGTCCCGCTGCTGCCACCCGAAGTGGCAGCCTACCTCGCCACCGGCATCGAACTCGGTTTCCCGGTGCTGCTCGCGCTCGGTCTTTTCACGCGTTTCACGGCCGGCTTCCTGTTCGTCTATAACATAGTGGCCGTGATTTCCTACCCCGCGCTCTGGGCGACCGGATTCGTCGATCACAAGATCTGGGGCATCATGCTGTTGGCAACGCTGCTGCATGGCCCCGGCGCACTGTCGGTCGATGCGCTGTTGCGACGCTGGTGGTGCGGCAGCCCGAACCGTCCCCACTCGAACAAGCCGCACAACGCGCCATGA